CGCTTCACCGTCCACACAGAAAACCCTGGGAGGACACTGATGCCACGTTACACTCGAGAGTACCGATGCGGGTGCGCCCTGAGCATCCCCCTGTTGACGACCCTGATGATCGCGGGATGCCGGGTCGGCCCGAACTACACGCAACCGTCGCCGCGCCTCCAGCAGGAATGGATGGATGCAGGGCAGCCGGGCATACAGCGTGGACCGGCCGAACTCGCCAAATGGTGGGAAGGATTCAACGATCCCGTCCTCAACGACCTCGTGACCCGCGCGTATCAGAACAGCCCACCGCTGCTGGCCGCGGCCGTGCGCGTATTGCAGGCCCAGGCAGCACGGGGAATCGCGGTTGGCTATCTCTTCCCTCAACGTCAGGAGGCAACCGGGGGATACTCCTGGAACCAGGCCAGCGAGAACAGCGGCGCGGTGGAGCAACACCAGAGCAAGTGGGCGTCGAGGATAAGCACGCTCCGAGCCCTCCAGGCTCCGCTGGGTACCGCGGTCCGAAACGCGGTGGGTGATCCGAGCATCGACCCGTCTTATTCCAATTGGGCAGTCACCGGCCTTTCCGTCGGATGGGAGCTCGACATCTGGAGTCGCTTCCGTCACGGAATCGAGGCAGCCGACGCCGCCGTCCTGGCCTCGGTGGCAACTTATGACGATGTCCTGGTCAGCCTGATCGCCGAGGTAGCCACGAACTACGTCCAGGTCCGCACCCTGGAAGAGCAGTTGGATATCGTCCGCCAGAACTGCCAGATCCAGAAGGACAGCCTGGCCATCGTGCAACAGCGGCGCGAGGGTGGGACGGCCACCGAGCTAGATGTTGCACAAGCTCAAACGCTGCTTCATGACACCGAGGCCCAGATTCCCGCAACCGAGGCGAGCATTCGGCAAACGCGAGTCGCCTTGTGTGTGCTCCTGGGCATGCCGCCGCAGGACATCACCCAGTTGCTCGGCGAGAAGCATGCGATCCCCGCACCGCCGGAGTCCATCGCCGTGAGTGTCCCGGCCGAACTCCTGCGACGTCGGCCCGACATTCGACGCGCCGAGCGTCAGCTCGCAGCCCAGAACGCATACATCGGTATCGCCTTCGCGGACTTCTATCCGAGCTTCTCTCTCGCCGGCGACATCGGACTCTCCGCCGAGCATTTCGAGGACCTGTGGCGAGGCAACAGCTTCCAGGCCTTTGCCGGCCCCTCGTTCCGCTGGGCGGTTCTGAACTACGGGCGAATCGAAAACAACGTTCGGGTTCAGGACGCGGCATTCCAGGCCGCCATCAGCGACTACGAGGGACTGGTCCTTCGGGCCCAGGGGGAGGTGGAGAGCGCCATCGCCGGCCTTGTGGGTGCTCAGCATCAGATCGCGCCTCTGACCGGTAGCACCGACGCGGCGTCACGCGCCGTCAACGTCGCGACGCAGCAGTACAAAGGCGGCATCGCCGACTATATCCGCGTTTTGGTTGCCCAGCAGAATCTGATCACCGAGCAGTCTCGGTTGATCTCAACTCGCGGTTCCGCCGCACAGAACATGATCACGCTCTATCGCGCGTTGGGCGGCGGTTGGGAACTCCGCCAGGGCAACGATCTGGTACCGACCGAGATCAAGGACCAGATGCGCAAACGCACGAATTGGGGCGCAATGATCGACGCCGATCGCGTTCCATGAGACCGTGAGCAGAAGCAACGCCGGCCGAGAAGCGGCAGTTGATGTCCTGAACCTGGTTTCAGCGTGGCGGGCATCCGCGGCGCGAGGCGGTTTCATGCGGAACCGGTCGATGATCACCGATTCCAGTCGATTGGAGGATTGACACATGATCCAGTTACGACGACTTCTCTCATATGGCGCGATGCTCGGCATCGCCTCCGCGGCCATGTCGGCAGGCTGCGCGACTCAGGAAACGCGAGTACGCGAGATCGATCCGCAGGCAGACCCGATCTTCAAGCAGATGTGCGAGACCCTCGACGCGGCGAAGACATTCTGCGTTCGCGTCCAGGCGACGATCGACAGGCCCGTGCAGACCGGGCAGCTCGCTCAGTTCCACCGCACCAGCATGATCACCGCGACCCGACCCGACCGGCTGCGAGCGGAAACCGATTCCGACGACGGTAAGTGGTCCGTCTGGTACCGCGGCAGCGCGCTGACGATACTCGACAAGGACGCCAACGCCTATGCGACTGAAAAGGTGCCCGGCCGCATCGGCGAAATGCTCGACTACATGGTCGACAATTACGATCTGGTCATGCCGCTGGCCGACTTGCTGGCCGGCAAGACCTACGACTCGCTGCTGGCCGATGTCGACTCGGGAGACTACTTGGGCCTTCACGCCGTGGGTGAAACAGAGTGTCACCATCTCCTGTTTCGCCAGGAGAATATCGACTGGCAGATCTGGATCGACGCGGGCAAGGTGCCGCTTCCGCGAAAGCTGCTGATCACGTATACCCAGGAAGCCGACCAGCCGCAGTACATCGCCACGATGGACGATTGGGATCTCGCACCCGCCGTCTCGGAACAGACCTTCATCTTCGCCCCGCCTGCCGGGGCAGAGAGCGTTCCGATGTCGGAACTGGTTACTGATGGAGAAGGAGCACAGCCATGACCTGTCGCAAATGCCAGTGGCTCACGTTGTTCTGCATGTTCGCCATCGCACTCATGGGTGACGCCGCATACGCCATCGGACGCGGCGGTGGGGGCGGGCGTGGCGGTGGAGGGGGATTCCGAGGGGGCGGAGGCGCGTCGCGAGGCGGCGGCGTCAGCCGCCCATCCTACTCCGGCAGCGGGGGCATCCGATACTCGTCACCGCGTCCCTCTACTCCATCCTATTCCCGCCCATCGACGCCCTCGTATTCACGGCCGTCGAATCCAACTTATCGGCCCAGTACCGCTGGAGGGAGCGTAGCACCCAGGCCCAGTACGGCGGGGGGCAGCGTAGCACCCAGGCCCAACACCGCCGCAGGCAGCGTCGCGCCCGGGCCGGTCAGCGCAGGAGGTTCTGCAACCACGATCCGGCGGCCAACACCGGGAACATCGGGGGCAAGCTCGATCTCGCGACCCGTCAGCCCCGCTCAACTACCTGCCAACAACGGCTCACTCATCCACCGCGGTTCGGTCACGACACCCAGCGGTGCCACAATCAGCGGCATCAAAGGACCCGGTGGCGGAGGCGCTGTCGGCGTCCAGGGGCCTGGCGGCGGGAGCGCCGGTGCGATCAAAGGCCCAGGCGGTGGCGTAACGGCAGGCGTTAGAGGGCCTGAGGGCGGTGCGGCCGGAGCCGTGAGAGGCCCCGGCGGCGGTGCGGCCGCCGGTGTCGTCGGCCCCGGAGGCGGAGCTGCCGGCGCCGTGAGAGGTCCAAACGGCGGTGCGGCCGCCGGCATCCGAGGGCCGGGTGGTGCGGCCGCGGGAGCCGTCCGGGGACCCTATGGCGGCGGCGCGGCCGGCGTCAGAGGACCTTACGGCGGCGCGGCCGGAGCGGCTTGGGGGCCAGGTGGCTACGGCGTCGCAGGCGTGCGAGGCCCGTACGGCGGACGCTACGTTACCAATCTCCCCGCAGGCGCCATTCACTACCCGTGGCATGGAAACGACTACTGGCACTCGGGCTGGGCCTGGTTCACCGCCGGCTGGGTCGCCGGAGCCGTCACTTACAGCGTGGCATATCCGCCGGTCGGGTATTACTACCCCACCCTGCCGCCTCAATACGAGACTGTCGTGATCAACAACACGACCTACTACGAGTCGGACAACGTCTACTATCAGGATGGCGAGCAGGACGGCAAAAAGGGCTACGTCGTTGCGGAATCCCCCGTGCCTCCCGAGGAGTCAACCCAGGCCAAAGGGCCGAATCCCTTCGAAGTTCTCAAGGGAATGTGTGATTACCTCGCCGGCCTCGACAAGTTCAGCATGGTCGCCAATACGACTCGCGATGAGATCCGCGTGTCCGGAGACAAGGTCCAGGTCTCGGAGCGGCGAGCCATCTGCGTGAGCCGACCGGATAAAGTGGCCATCGAAGTCACTGGCGACAACGGCGCCAGGCGAATGGTCTACGACGGCAAGACGGTCTCGATGCTTGATCGCTCCAAGAGCCTCTACACTGTCGTCGAGGTTCCCAACACGATCGACGCCGCGCTGGACACCCTCGCCGTCAAGTACGAGGTCATCGTCCCGCTCGAGGATCTGATGTACAAAGACCTCTACGACAGGGTATTGACCCGTATCACCGCGGGTGATTACCTCGGAACAGCGACCGTCAACGGCCTCAAGTGCCATCACCTGGCCTTCGTGGCCGGTGACTCGAATTGGGAGTTCTGGATCGAGGCCGAGGGCAAGCCGGTTCTTCGTAAGATCACCATCGACTACGGGCAAAACGAGACCCGATCGCGATATACGGCGGATATCGCCGGCTGGAGTGGCTCACCCTCGTTCAACGAGAGAACGTTCGCGTTCAAGTTGCCGGAGAACGTCAAACGCTTCGAGATGTCGCCCGTGAACAAAGGAGAGTAGTTTTGCAGATCAAGTTTCACGGCGCGGCCGGCGGCGAAGTCACCGGTTCGGCGTACCTCGTACAAACGAAGAACGCACGGGTCCTGGTCGATGGTGGCATGTCCCAGGGTGGCCGCGCCGCCGCAGCCAAAAACCGTCCACCCGAGACCGCCCGTCGAGGCAAACTGGACGCAGTCGTTCTCACCCACGCTCATCTTGACCATACCGGGCGCCTGCCGCTGCTGGCCAAGCTGGGCTACACCGGCCCGGTCTACGCGACCCCGGCCACCAACCAATTGACCGCCCGGATCCTCCGCGATTCGGCGAGGCTGCAGCTCCAGGACGCCGAACGCGACAACCGGAAGCGCGAACGCGCCGGCGAACCGCTCTACACGCCCGAGCACGCCGAGGCGATCATCCCGCGACTCAAGGAGGTCCCCTATCAGAAACCGGTGACCGTCGCGCCGGGCATACGCGCGTGCTGGGCCGAGGCGGGCCACATGCTCGGCTCCGCCAGCATCCAGCTGCTTGTCGAGGAGGACGGTCGCACCAAGAACGTCGTATTCTCGGGAGACCTCGGGTCCAAGGGCGCACCCATTCTGCGTGACTACGAGCCTTTCCAGCAGGCAGACAAGGTGGTCATGGAATCGCCCTACGGCGACCATGACCACCGGCCGTTCCGCGAAACGGTGGAGGAGTTCGTCGGGATCGTGAAGCATGCTGTCGAGAACGACGGCAAGGTGCTGGTGCCCACTTTCGCCGTCGGGCGCGCCCAACTGCTCACTCTGCTGATGAGTTGGATGTTCCGAAAGGGCAAGGTCAAGCCCTTCCCGGTGTTCCTCGACAGCCCGATGGCGATCGAGGCGACGCGGATCTACACCCGCCACGTCGAGCTGTTCGACGACGACATGCGAGCCTGCATGCGCGAAGGCCTGGTACGCGACGACCTCAAGACCATGAAAGCTACTGAGTCGGCCGACGACTCCAAGGCGGTCAACGGCGTCAAGGGGCCCTGCCTGATCATGGCCGGTGCCGGCATGTGCAACGCGGGACGCATCCTGCACCACCTGCGACAGAATCTCTGGAAACCCGAGACCCACGTCATCATCGTGGGTTATCAGGCACGGGGCTCGCTGGGACGTCTGCTGGTCGAGGGCGAGCAATTCGTGGGTATTCACGGCGAGAAGATCGCCGTGCGGGCCCAGATCCACACGCTGGGCGGATTCAGCGCCCATGCCGGCCAGACCGACCTGCTGAGCTGGTTCAGCGCCATCGCCCCGTCAAAGCCGCGTGTGATCGTGGCTCACGGCGAAGACGGGCCGCGCAAGACCCTGGCCAAACTCATTCAGCAGCGACACGGCCTCAAACCGACCATGCCCGCGATTGGTGATGTCATCGAACTCTGACCAAGACCCGAGGAGACCATGGCGAAGCGACAGACCATCGATCAATGGGAACGCAGTTGGCAGAAGTACTGGGCCAAGGCCGGTACGACCTACGAGTTGCCCCCCGAGCGCGCAGAAGAACGTAACTTCCTCATGCAGACGCGCACGCCTGCGGCGGAGAAAGCCCGCCTGCGACGCATTCAGGCCGAGTTCAAACGCGGATTCGGCCGGTTGCACAAGCTCGGC
The window above is part of the Phycisphaerae bacterium genome. Proteins encoded here:
- a CDS encoding efflux transporter outer membrane subunit; the protein is MPRYTREYRCGCALSIPLLTTLMIAGCRVGPNYTQPSPRLQQEWMDAGQPGIQRGPAELAKWWEGFNDPVLNDLVTRAYQNSPPLLAAAVRVLQAQAARGIAVGYLFPQRQEATGGYSWNQASENSGAVEQHQSKWASRISTLRALQAPLGTAVRNAVGDPSIDPSYSNWAVTGLSVGWELDIWSRFRHGIEAADAAVLASVATYDDVLVSLIAEVATNYVQVRTLEEQLDIVRQNCQIQKDSLAIVQQRREGGTATELDVAQAQTLLHDTEAQIPATEASIRQTRVALCVLLGMPPQDITQLLGEKHAIPAPPESIAVSVPAELLRRRPDIRRAERQLAAQNAYIGIAFADFYPSFSLAGDIGLSAEHFEDLWRGNSFQAFAGPSFRWAVLNYGRIENNVRVQDAAFQAAISDYEGLVLRAQGEVESAIAGLVGAQHQIAPLTGSTDAASRAVNVATQQYKGGIADYIRVLVAQQNLITEQSRLISTRGSAAQNMITLYRALGGGWELRQGNDLVPTEIKDQMRKRTNWGAMIDADRVP
- a CDS encoding DUF2092 domain-containing protein, whose translation is MIQLRRLLSYGAMLGIASAAMSAGCATQETRVREIDPQADPIFKQMCETLDAAKTFCVRVQATIDRPVQTGQLAQFHRTSMITATRPDRLRAETDSDDGKWSVWYRGSALTILDKDANAYATEKVPGRIGEMLDYMVDNYDLVMPLADLLAGKTYDSLLADVDSGDYLGLHAVGETECHHLLFRQENIDWQIWIDAGKVPLPRKLLITYTQEADQPQYIATMDDWDLAPAVSEQTFIFAPPAGAESVPMSELVTDGEGAQP
- a CDS encoding DUF2092 domain-containing protein, with the translated sequence MRGPNGGAAAGIRGPGGAAAGAVRGPYGGGAAGVRGPYGGAAGAAWGPGGYGVAGVRGPYGGRYVTNLPAGAIHYPWHGNDYWHSGWAWFTAGWVAGAVTYSVAYPPVGYYYPTLPPQYETVVINNTTYYESDNVYYQDGEQDGKKGYVVAESPVPPEESTQAKGPNPFEVLKGMCDYLAGLDKFSMVANTTRDEIRVSGDKVQVSERRAICVSRPDKVAIEVTGDNGARRMVYDGKTVSMLDRSKSLYTVVEVPNTIDAALDTLAVKYEVIVPLEDLMYKDLYDRVLTRITAGDYLGTATVNGLKCHHLAFVAGDSNWEFWIEAEGKPVLRKITIDYGQNETRSRYTADIAGWSGSPSFNERTFAFKLPENVKRFEMSPVNKGE
- a CDS encoding MBL fold metallo-hydrolase: MQIKFHGAAGGEVTGSAYLVQTKNARVLVDGGMSQGGRAAAAKNRPPETARRGKLDAVVLTHAHLDHTGRLPLLAKLGYTGPVYATPATNQLTARILRDSARLQLQDAERDNRKRERAGEPLYTPEHAEAIIPRLKEVPYQKPVTVAPGIRACWAEAGHMLGSASIQLLVEEDGRTKNVVFSGDLGSKGAPILRDYEPFQQADKVVMESPYGDHDHRPFRETVEEFVGIVKHAVENDGKVLVPTFAVGRAQLLTLLMSWMFRKGKVKPFPVFLDSPMAIEATRIYTRHVELFDDDMRACMREGLVRDDLKTMKATESADDSKAVNGVKGPCLIMAGAGMCNAGRILHHLRQNLWKPETHVIIVGYQARGSLGRLLVEGEQFVGIHGEKIAVRAQIHTLGGFSAHAGQTDLLSWFSAIAPSKPRVIVAHGEDGPRKTLAKLIQQRHGLKPTMPAIGDVIEL